Proteins encoded together in one Entomobacter blattae window:
- the casB gene encoding type I-E CRISPR-associated protein Cse2/CasB produces the protein MNGQSKKHSPDKKHSADIVKLAQSWWQVLQPDPERGKKGNKGALAQLRRCHSIPELLLEPFVQNLIQSYCQDSAVDNTILKNQILRLALVCGVLALVREKDTEKSVARRIGPEKGGDESTALCKPIRFSRLLRAESLEECLRGFRRLVKLMGNKVNIADLIEGVFYWPKSDECSQSQREYYNKRAEDIRIKWVFQYWDAGKLGEDDEPEGPTNEIEKE, from the coding sequence GTGAACGGACAGTCTAAAAAACATAGCCCCGATAAAAAACATAGCGCTGATATAGTCAAGCTGGCTCAGTCATGGTGGCAAGTGCTTCAACCTGACCCAGAGCGAGGGAAAAAGGGGAATAAGGGGGCACTGGCTCAATTAAGGCGATGTCATTCTATTCCTGAACTTTTGCTTGAACCTTTCGTGCAGAATTTAATCCAGTCTTATTGTCAGGACTCTGCCGTTGATAACACGATTTTAAAAAATCAAATCCTTCGCTTGGCATTGGTTTGTGGGGTTTTGGCCCTTGTCCGAGAAAAGGATACAGAGAAGTCTGTAGCAAGGCGTATAGGCCCAGAAAAAGGGGGAGATGAGAGTACAGCGCTCTGTAAGCCGATACGTTTCAGCCGATTGTTGAGGGCAGAAAGCCTTGAGGAGTGTCTGCGCGGCTTCCGACGGCTGGTAAAATTAATGGGTAATAAAGTAAATATTGCAGACTTGATTGAAGGTGTTTTCTATTGGCCGAAAAGTGATGAGTGTAGCCAATCTCAACGGGAATATTATAACAAGCGGGCAGAAGATATACGCATTAAGTGGGTGTTTCAATACTGGGATGCTGGGAAGTTAGGCGAGGATGATGAGCCAGAAGGACCCACTAACGAAATTGAAAAGGAATAA
- a CDS encoding amidase: MLNRRELLKASSYLPALTLLGSAGGEHALPSSERTAYLPTQKLLKLFKNGQLSPMDALEAQIARIERLNKTFNCITYRHFEEARAAAQEAEKRYKAGNPRPLEGLTIAVKDEYAVKGWRTTMGSLLHKNAPPDKNDHPVIERLRQAGAIFPIQTTVPELYSWITTASHLWGTTHNPWNLFYTPGGSSGGSGVALAAGFTTLALGSDMGGSIRIPCAQCGLYGFKPPFGRVPTSEVPYESDGPMARNFADLTLLTQAIAGPHPAIHSSLRPKLEFPSQYESIKGWKIAYDAGKGLTPLDPAVQKAMAKAISTFQALGVTVETVDIGFQAKDMDVYLQGLFSTSMGSLLTEAASSSSRGQLTPYLQFMIARLKGKVGPEAATAAENLLNQYHTLVQDKIFNQGFQAIIIPTLGTPFIPAEHGLHPTIDTVTLNGQKVKGISFVLTWPWNLLGRYPVISAPICIGPQNMPLGMQIITNTFEDIKAFQIASSYAQKAPPLFTEKLFP; the protein is encoded by the coding sequence ATGTTAAACCGGCGTGAACTTCTTAAAGCTTCTAGCTATCTACCGGCTCTCACCCTTCTGGGGAGCGCTGGGGGAGAACACGCCCTCCCTTCTTCTGAGAGAACAGCTTATCTGCCTACTCAAAAACTGCTCAAACTTTTTAAAAACGGGCAGCTTTCCCCCATGGATGCCCTAGAAGCCCAAATAGCTCGCATTGAAAGACTGAACAAAACCTTTAACTGCATTACTTACCGCCATTTTGAAGAAGCAAGAGCAGCAGCACAAGAAGCAGAAAAACGCTACAAGGCGGGAAATCCTCGCCCACTAGAAGGCCTGACCATTGCCGTAAAGGATGAATATGCTGTAAAGGGATGGCGCACAACCATGGGCTCTCTCCTGCATAAAAACGCACCACCAGATAAAAATGACCATCCTGTTATTGAACGGCTTAGACAGGCAGGAGCCATTTTCCCAATCCAAACCACCGTTCCGGAACTTTATAGCTGGATTACAACAGCCAGCCACCTTTGGGGAACAACTCACAACCCGTGGAATCTCTTCTACACTCCTGGCGGCTCTTCGGGGGGGTCTGGTGTGGCTTTGGCTGCAGGGTTCACAACCCTTGCCCTGGGGTCAGACATGGGCGGATCCATACGCATTCCCTGCGCACAATGCGGCCTATATGGCTTTAAACCGCCTTTTGGCCGTGTACCGACCAGTGAAGTGCCTTACGAATCTGATGGCCCCATGGCCCGAAATTTTGCTGATCTTACCCTGCTCACCCAGGCTATTGCAGGGCCCCATCCCGCTATTCATTCCTCATTACGACCAAAGCTTGAATTCCCTTCCCAGTACGAATCCATTAAGGGTTGGAAAATTGCCTACGATGCCGGGAAAGGACTAACCCCCCTCGACCCAGCCGTTCAAAAGGCCATGGCAAAAGCCATTTCAACCTTCCAGGCACTCGGAGTTACGGTTGAGACTGTAGATATCGGCTTTCAAGCCAAGGATATGGATGTTTACCTACAGGGCCTCTTCTCCACCAGTATGGGAAGCCTTTTAACCGAAGCAGCCTCTTCTTCGTCTCGCGGCCAGCTCACTCCTTACCTACAATTCATGATAGCACGTCTCAAAGGAAAAGTTGGGCCAGAAGCTGCAACTGCTGCAGAAAACCTGCTCAACCAATATCACACCCTCGTGCAGGATAAAATCTTTAATCAAGGCTTCCAAGCAATTATCATACCCACTTTAGGCACGCCCTTTATCCCTGCTGAACATGGCCTTCACCCCACCATAGACACAGTAACCCTTAACGGCCAGAAGGTTAAAGGCATTAGCTTTGTCCTAACCTGGCCATGGAACCTTCTGGGGCGTTACCCTGTTATTTCGGCACCCATCTGTATTGGCCCCCAAAATATGCCCCTCGGCATGCAGATTATTACCAATACATTTGAAGATATCAAAGCTTTTCAGATCGCTTCTTCATACGCCCAAAAAGCACCCCCTCTTTTTACAGAGAAACTTTTTCCCTAA
- a CDS encoding DUF4054 domain-containing protein, with protein sequence MSENWVAFVFSDWGQVYPELVPAVTEVVAENLFAQAEILLDNMGCSEVVDLTQRRVLLWLLVAHLAVLKLNAVSPGVDGEGKTSVTPGVVGRIASATEGSVSVSSDGLGATSPNAAWYQQTQYGATFWQMIQSLFHFEYIPPPSNAFRRLP encoded by the coding sequence ATGAGCGAGAACTGGGTAGCGTTCGTTTTCTCTGATTGGGGACAGGTCTACCCTGAACTGGTGCCTGCCGTAACGGAAGTTGTGGCTGAAAATCTGTTTGCCCAGGCTGAAATATTGCTCGATAACATGGGCTGTTCCGAGGTTGTTGATCTCACACAGCGCAGGGTTTTGTTGTGGTTGTTAGTTGCCCATCTGGCGGTGCTGAAACTCAACGCTGTTTCTCCTGGAGTAGATGGAGAGGGGAAAACGAGTGTTACCCCTGGCGTAGTCGGGCGCATTGCTTCAGCGACCGAGGGGAGTGTTTCGGTTTCCAGTGATGGGCTGGGCGCTACCAGTCCAAATGCCGCTTGGTATCAGCAAACCCAGTATGGGGCAACGTTCTGGCAGATGATTCAGAGCCTATTTCATTTTGAGTATATCCCACCACCCTCTAACGCATTCCGGAGGCTGCCATGA
- the cas5e gene encoding type I-E CRISPR-associated protein Cas5/CasD — protein sequence MEQFLTFAMVAPIASFGDLSIGERREGRDRPALSAVLGLVAASLGIIREDEEAHTHLAREYGVGVLCYASGSMIIDYHTAQAVPTSKKQKFATRREELLSSAKEPVTVLSERDYRMGVWHIGALWLRNPSARWSLDRLKQAMLQPVFMLSLGRRSCPLALPLAPQIQEASTVTEALIKRHEEGPEAYLGTKKSSVSLPVEESKANQREKHLTDENKPQAGSQQKRKSFRDLFSKVAHNKELLITMDAADVATQGGEGYLLRREKRRDFPLSRSRWQFGVREEALLAVRTKGHSQ from the coding sequence ATGGAGCAATTTCTTACATTTGCGATGGTGGCCCCTATAGCCTCGTTTGGTGATCTTTCCATAGGAGAACGGCGCGAGGGAAGGGATCGGCCTGCTCTCTCTGCCGTATTGGGCCTTGTTGCAGCAAGCCTTGGCATTATCAGAGAGGATGAAGAAGCTCATACCCATCTGGCTCGTGAGTATGGTGTTGGGGTCTTATGTTATGCATCAGGCTCTATGATAATTGATTACCATACCGCACAGGCTGTCCCAACTTCTAAAAAACAAAAATTTGCTACCCGTAGAGAAGAGCTTTTGTCGTCTGCTAAGGAGCCAGTTACAGTTCTTTCTGAACGTGATTATCGTATGGGGGTCTGGCATATAGGTGCTTTGTGGTTGCGTAATCCTTCAGCGCGTTGGTCTTTGGATCGTCTAAAACAGGCCATGCTTCAGCCCGTTTTTATGCTTTCACTTGGGCGGCGATCGTGTCCACTGGCATTACCATTAGCCCCGCAGATTCAGGAAGCCTCAACGGTTACAGAAGCTCTTATAAAACGCCATGAAGAAGGCCCCGAAGCTTATTTAGGCACAAAAAAATCTTCTGTGAGTCTACCGGTAGAGGAGAGCAAAGCTAACCAACGAGAAAAGCATCTGACGGATGAAAATAAGCCGCAAGCAGGGAGTCAGCAGAAAAGAAAATCATTTCGAGACCTATTTTCTAAAGTTGCACATAATAAGGAATTGCTCATTACTATGGATGCAGCCGATGTAGCCACTCAAGGGGGAGAGGGTTATCTTCTTCGTCGAGAAAAGCGTCGTGACTTTCCCCTTTCCAGAAGTCGTTGGCAGTTTGGGGTGCGCGAAGAAGCGCTGTTAGCGGTTCGCACGAAAGGTCATTCGCAATGA
- a CDS encoding sulfite exporter TauE/SafE family protein — MFSSLALFVISILCFGISAISGGGAGLVLMPVLGMSIPAAEIPAALSIGTACSALSRITLFFKNIHWGIVARFVPVALPFAVLGVWLLSITSPVYLQLLLSLFLIGNVIFLFSKKTSTPRALSKNWLYAIGAASGLISGFTGATGLVFNHFYYRMGITKEQIVATRAANDILIHALKIFLYFFFGLLSSHSAVAGFTVALAAVLSSYLVKYILPFLNERLFKKIGYGMTVAAGIFMFMTATHNIMQQNKISLKIEYSWQKKKLNLFWKNHIIPIVDFT; from the coding sequence ATGTTCTCATCTCTTGCGTTATTTGTTATCTCCATCCTCTGTTTTGGTATTAGCGCCATTTCTGGTGGGGGTGCCGGCCTTGTTCTTATGCCCGTATTGGGAATGAGCATACCAGCAGCCGAGATTCCCGCTGCGTTATCCATCGGCACTGCATGTAGCGCTCTTTCACGCATTACCCTTTTTTTCAAAAATATTCATTGGGGCATTGTTGCACGCTTTGTTCCCGTTGCCCTGCCATTTGCGGTTTTAGGGGTTTGGCTTTTAAGCATTACCAGCCCTGTTTACCTTCAGCTCCTGCTAAGCCTGTTCCTGATTGGGAATGTGATTTTCTTGTTTTCCAAAAAAACCTCTACACCCCGTGCCCTTAGTAAAAATTGGCTTTACGCCATTGGAGCAGCTTCTGGACTTATCTCTGGGTTTACGGGGGCCACGGGGTTAGTCTTTAATCATTTTTATTATCGAATGGGAATTACCAAAGAGCAGATCGTAGCAACACGTGCAGCCAACGATATCCTTATTCATGCTTTAAAAATCTTCCTCTACTTCTTCTTTGGCCTTCTCTCCTCTCACTCTGCTGTGGCTGGCTTTACGGTTGCCTTGGCAGCTGTCCTCTCTTCCTACTTGGTAAAATATATCCTCCCCTTTCTTAATGAAAGGCTCTTTAAAAAAATTGGCTATGGTATGACCGTAGCTGCCGGAATTTTTATGTTTATGACCGCAACTCATAACATTATGCAGCAAAACAAAATTTCTCTTAAGATTGAATATTCCTGGCAAAAAAAAAAGCTTAACCTTTTTTGGAAGAACCATATCATTCCCATAGTGGATTTTACATAA
- the casA gene encoding type I-E CRISPR-associated protein Cse1/CasA, which produces MQDSWFNLIHQAWLPVRRKSGILSTIRPAEVVEAYSDDPIMDVEWPRADFQIASYEFLIGLLATAFSPDDHDEWLDLWEEPPSVARLDEAYDPIAKAFFLDGPGPRFLQDYSELEADLQPIERLLINAPGESTIKQNKDLFVHRDQVAQLGRPAAAMALFALQSWAPSGGQGNKTGLRGGGPLVTLVLPQENASLWQILWANTPCGKRVTEKNMETVFPWLAPTLLSGKEKDKVRPGENADTLQCWWGMPRRIRLEFTAVEEGYCDLTEQKENVLVTGWRQRPHGPDYAGWIGEEYSPGVVVHPLTPAYRQKDGAEWLSLHPQPGGIHYRHWVGLVVSTRDGNRLPASMVAQWHSTRAVDCGLTRKGRLLAAGYDMDSMKARSFVESEMPLPGAADEELRERIDHFARCCIDGVNQVWRKLTDAVKNALFDKKNVSLFDKKNVLFDKSVFSNLQHFFISNTEGQFFELLNKVGEAEDDVFFRMAWLKTLKNAVISGFDRTVLLGPETSIGHAERIARCRRQLLAFLACSGKEGRALAQALELPLRERSERK; this is translated from the coding sequence AGATTTTCAAATTGCCTCTTATGAGTTCCTGATTGGTTTATTGGCAACGGCATTTTCTCCAGACGATCATGATGAGTGGTTAGATTTATGGGAAGAGCCTCCCAGCGTAGCAAGATTGGACGAGGCCTATGATCCTATAGCCAAAGCCTTTTTTCTGGATGGGCCAGGCCCACGGTTTTTACAGGATTATTCAGAGCTTGAGGCTGATCTTCAGCCGATAGAGAGGCTGCTGATTAATGCGCCAGGGGAAAGCACGATCAAGCAGAATAAGGATCTTTTCGTACACAGGGATCAAGTTGCTCAATTAGGGCGTCCTGCGGCAGCGATGGCGCTTTTTGCCTTACAGTCCTGGGCACCTTCCGGTGGGCAGGGCAATAAGACGGGCCTGAGAGGAGGAGGGCCTTTAGTAACTTTGGTTCTTCCTCAGGAGAATGCGTCTTTATGGCAGATTTTATGGGCCAATACGCCTTGTGGTAAACGCGTTACTGAGAAAAATATGGAAACTGTTTTCCCCTGGCTGGCGCCAACTCTTCTCTCAGGAAAAGAGAAAGACAAGGTTCGCCCTGGTGAGAATGCGGATACTCTACAATGTTGGTGGGGAATGCCTCGGCGGATCAGGCTGGAATTTACCGCTGTAGAGGAAGGCTATTGCGATCTCACAGAGCAAAAAGAGAATGTTTTGGTGACAGGGTGGAGGCAAAGGCCGCACGGGCCTGATTACGCAGGCTGGATTGGTGAGGAGTATAGCCCTGGCGTTGTGGTCCATCCCTTAACACCAGCCTATAGGCAAAAAGATGGTGCTGAATGGTTAAGTCTTCATCCTCAGCCGGGGGGTATTCATTACCGCCATTGGGTTGGGTTGGTAGTCAGTACCAGAGATGGCAATCGTTTACCTGCCAGTATGGTTGCCCAATGGCATAGTACGCGTGCCGTGGATTGTGGGCTTACGCGGAAGGGGCGCTTATTAGCTGCGGGTTATGACATGGATAGTATGAAAGCACGCAGTTTTGTAGAAAGTGAAATGCCCTTGCCAGGTGCTGCTGATGAGGAACTGCGAGAACGGATAGATCATTTTGCACGCTGTTGCATTGATGGGGTAAATCAAGTGTGGAGGAAGCTAACAGACGCCGTAAAAAATGCCTTGTTTGATAAAAAAAACGTATCGTTGTTTGATAAAAAAAACGTATTGTTTGATAAAAGCGTGTTTTCAAATTTACAGCATTTCTTCATTTCCAATACAGAAGGTCAGTTTTTTGAACTTCTTAATAAGGTTGGTGAAGCAGAGGATGATGTTTTCTTTAGGATGGCATGGCTTAAAACTCTAAAAAATGCCGTGATAAGTGGTTTTGATAGAACCGTCCTCCTTGGACCAGAAACGAGTATTGGGCATGCTGAGCGTATTGCAAGATGTCGCCGTCAGCTCTTGGCGTTTTTGGCGTGTTCTGGGAAAGAAGGTCGTGCCCTTGCTCAGGCTTTGGAGCTCCCCTTACGAGAGCGTTCTGAAAGGAAGTAA
- the cas7e gene encoding type I-E CRISPR-associated protein Cas7/Cse4/CasC: MSRFLQLHLLTFYPPSNVNRDDAGNPKTAVVGGVTRQRISSQSLKRAWRSSDIFKNALEDHMGVRTQRFGREIQQHLLQKGVEETKAIEIARKIASVYGKVKAEKDKDPTAIDQLAFISPKEREAAFAFAERMLSDAKIDPMKEKETLLCKADTAADIGLFGRMFASDPSWNREAAAQVAHAITTHRVTPEDDFYTAIDDLKKTEEDTGAGFIGDAGFGSGVFYLYLCVNRHLFKENLGSQEEGESGIMSAALGALVEAAATVSPSGKQNSFAALARAGYILAEKGDQQPRTLAGSFVKPVIGEDLMKDSITALKKFRSELTRVYGPGYTEDCELELGNKESKTLAEIVKFCCA, encoded by the coding sequence GTGAGTCGTTTTTTACAATTGCATCTGTTAACTTTTTATCCACCATCTAATGTAAACCGTGATGATGCGGGAAATCCTAAAACAGCCGTGGTGGGGGGTGTAACCCGCCAGCGTATTTCTTCTCAATCTCTTAAGCGGGCCTGGCGGAGTTCAGATATTTTTAAAAATGCGCTGGAAGACCATATGGGTGTTCGTACCCAACGGTTTGGGAGGGAAATTCAACAACATCTCCTTCAAAAAGGGGTGGAAGAGACCAAAGCTATTGAAATTGCCCGAAAAATAGCGAGCGTCTATGGAAAAGTCAAAGCAGAAAAAGATAAAGATCCAACCGCTATAGATCAGCTGGCCTTTATTTCTCCTAAAGAGCGTGAAGCAGCCTTCGCATTCGCTGAGCGTATGCTTTCAGATGCAAAGATTGACCCCATGAAGGAAAAGGAAACCCTGCTTTGCAAAGCCGATACGGCGGCAGATATTGGTTTATTTGGTCGTATGTTTGCAAGCGATCCTAGTTGGAATCGTGAAGCCGCAGCACAAGTGGCCCATGCTATTACTACACACCGTGTGACTCCAGAGGATGACTTTTATACAGCTATTGACGATCTTAAAAAGACAGAAGAGGATACCGGCGCTGGCTTTATAGGAGACGCAGGTTTCGGATCAGGAGTTTTTTACCTTTATCTTTGCGTTAATCGCCATCTTTTTAAGGAAAATCTTGGAAGCCAAGAGGAAGGTGAAAGTGGCATTATGTCAGCAGCTCTTGGGGCTTTGGTGGAAGCTGCTGCTACGGTTTCTCCCTCTGGTAAGCAAAATAGCTTTGCCGCTTTGGCACGGGCTGGCTATATCCTCGCAGAAAAAGGTGATCAGCAGCCAAGAACACTGGCGGGCTCTTTTGTGAAACCAGTCATTGGGGAAGACTTAATGAAGGATTCGATTACAGCCTTGAAAAAGTTTCGTAGTGAGCTTACCCGTGTTTACGGGCCAGGGTATACTGAGGACTGTGAACTTGAATTGGGGAACAAAGAGAGTAAGACATTGGCTGAAATTGTTAAATTTTGTTGTGCTTGA
- the cas1e gene encoding type I-E CRISPR-associated endonuclease Cas1e, with the protein MSSSLPGLPPPRPIPLKERSSILFVEKGQLDVLDGAFVLVDQNGVRMHIPIGGLACLMLEPGTRVSHMAVALAARAGTLLIWVGEAGVRLYATGQPGGARSDRLLYQARLALDDTARLNVVRKMYALRFGEDAPERRSVEQLRGIEGARVRETYRIMAQTYGVKWDGRNYDPHQWETADLVNRCLSAATAALYGITEAAILAAGYAPAIGFLHTGKPQSFVYDIADIVKFETVVPEAFRVAGCVQRGQLLNGAPITDAVSAVRRQCRDAFRRSNILSRLIPLIGEVLAAGGGEMPEVPDEAMPIAFEDPKGLGDVGHRG; encoded by the coding sequence GTGTCTAGTTCTCTTCCTGGTCTGCCCCCTCCACGGCCCATACCTTTAAAGGAACGTTCCTCTATCCTTTTTGTTGAAAAAGGCCAGCTTGATGTGCTTGATGGTGCGTTTGTTCTTGTTGATCAAAACGGGGTACGCATGCATATTCCCATAGGGGGATTGGCCTGTTTAATGCTTGAGCCTGGCACACGGGTCAGCCATATGGCTGTGGCGTTGGCTGCCCGGGCGGGTACTTTACTGATCTGGGTGGGGGAGGCTGGTGTAAGGTTATATGCAACGGGCCAGCCTGGAGGGGCCCGTTCTGATCGTCTATTGTATCAGGCACGTTTGGCTTTGGATGATACGGCACGGTTGAATGTTGTTCGTAAAATGTATGCGCTCCGTTTTGGAGAGGATGCACCAGAACGCCGCTCTGTTGAGCAGTTGCGTGGAATAGAAGGGGCACGCGTGCGCGAAACATATCGGATAATGGCCCAAACCTATGGGGTAAAATGGGATGGACGCAATTATGATCCTCATCAGTGGGAAACGGCTGATTTGGTTAATCGTTGCTTGTCTGCGGCAACGGCAGCGTTATATGGCATTACAGAAGCCGCTATTCTTGCAGCTGGGTATGCGCCGGCTATTGGTTTTTTACACACAGGTAAACCACAAAGCTTTGTCTACGATATTGCTGATATTGTAAAATTTGAAACGGTAGTGCCAGAGGCCTTCCGTGTTGCGGGCTGTGTGCAGAGGGGTCAACTGCTTAATGGAGCGCCTATTACAGATGCGGTCTCAGCTGTTCGCCGCCAGTGTCGAGATGCTTTTCGGCGATCAAATATTTTATCTCGTCTTATTCCATTGATTGGTGAGGTTCTGGCTGCTGGGGGAGGTGAGATGCCAGAAGTGCCCGATGAAGCGATGCCAATTGCCTTTGAGGATCCAAAAGGGTTGGGTGATGTTGGTCATCGTGGTTGA
- the cas6e gene encoding type I-E CRISPR-associated protein Cas6/Cse3/CasE, producing MSHAFLSRIILRKEASVRALACLLLPNGKSGQHRAAHHLLWTLFGDDPERERDFLWRQVEKGEFIVLSAREPVDQHNLFRIQTKPFSPAVQKDDRLNFLLRVNATIDRKTPDHKRSRRHDVVMDALYHISKSERTEKRPGLLCKAAEEWLQRRGSTSGFLFQNLKVKAYDVLRVLRPDVGNYATFGVMDLNGELTVTDPEIFVPSLLKGFGRARAFGCGLMLIRRAI from the coding sequence ATGAGTCACGCTTTTTTGTCCCGTATTATTCTTCGTAAAGAGGCATCTGTTAGGGCCTTGGCTTGCCTGTTATTACCAAACGGCAAAAGCGGGCAACATCGAGCAGCTCATCATCTCTTGTGGACGCTGTTTGGTGATGATCCTGAGCGTGAGCGTGATTTTTTATGGAGGCAAGTTGAAAAGGGGGAATTTATTGTATTGTCAGCCCGTGAGCCGGTGGATCAGCATAATCTTTTTAGAATTCAAACCAAGCCTTTCTCACCGGCCGTACAAAAAGACGACCGTTTGAATTTTCTGCTTCGTGTGAATGCTACAATAGATCGAAAAACGCCTGATCATAAAAGAAGCCGGCGCCATGATGTTGTTATGGATGCTTTATATCATATTTCTAAATCGGAACGAACAGAGAAACGCCCAGGCCTTCTTTGTAAGGCTGCTGAAGAGTGGCTGCAACGGCGAGGAAGCACGTCTGGCTTTTTATTTCAAAACTTAAAGGTAAAAGCATATGATGTTTTGCGTGTGCTCCGCCCTGATGTAGGAAATTATGCAACGTTTGGGGTTATGGATTTGAATGGTGAACTTACTGTGACTGATCCAGAAATTTTTGTACCTTCTTTGCTAAAAGGTTTTGGGCGTGCTCGGGCCTTTGGGTGTGGGCTTATGTTGATTCGCCGTGCAATTTAA
- the cas2e gene encoding type I-E CRISPR-associated endoribonuclease Cas2e: MLVIVVENAPPRLRGRLAVWLLEVRAGVYIGAYGQRVREMIWQQVCSYIEEGNAVMAWTAANDAGFEFDTCGQNRRVPVDFDHFRLVAFGKEAALPAEPGPMMKQSSRQPARQSGKANPIR; encoded by the coding sequence ATGTTGGTCATCGTGGTTGAAAATGCCCCCCCGCGTTTAAGGGGGCGCTTAGCCGTATGGCTTTTAGAGGTACGTGCGGGGGTTTACATTGGGGCGTATGGACAACGGGTCAGGGAGATGATCTGGCAGCAAGTTTGTTCCTACATTGAAGAGGGAAATGCCGTTATGGCCTGGACTGCCGCTAATGATGCGGGTTTTGAGTTTGATACATGCGGCCAAAATCGCAGGGTTCCTGTTGATTTTGATCATTTTCGTCTTGTGGCTTTTGGGAAGGAGGCAGCTCTTCCAGCGGAGCCTGGGCCGATGATGAAGCAGTCCTCTCGACAGCCTGCTAGACAGTCTGGTAAAGCTAATCCTATTCGGTAG